The window ACCTGGTACGACACTAAGAGGTTACTTCGCAATGACAGTCGATGGAGAATGTTTGAGACACTGGATATTGACGAAAAAGAGGGCCTGTTTCGAGAGCACGTGAGCAACCTCTCAGAGAAAAAGAGGCTTTGGTTTCGAAAACTACTTGAAGAGACGCCACAGGTGTGTAGGGTTAAACTATATGCAATTTACTTTCTATTTTGaaccatgtacagtacttgTAATTATGAGTAGTCGTGGCTACCAGTACTCCTGCGGTTACCTATATACCTCTTCTCTCTCTCAGATATCACTCACAATGCCATGGAAGAAGGCACGCAAACTGATCAAAGAAGACCCACGCTATAAGGCCTTTGGAGACTCTGACAATGTGAGCCAGAGAtacacacgacacacacacattgtgtTCACACATGAACACTTCATTATTCCATATGTAGCTTGCACTATGGTTCCtattttttcttttctcttTTAGGGCAGAGAGCGTGAATATGACAAGTTTCTACGAGACGCCATGATATCTGCCAAGAATGATTTCAAATCATTACTCAAAGAGCTGAAGCTTATCAATTACAAGTCCAAAGAGATGATCGACGAATCAGGCAGACACTACACGGACATAGTGGATGTGCTCAAGGTACAGTTGTCCCATACTAACATTTCTGCATAGATTTACCTGCTATCAGAATTATAAATGGTTGACTTTAGCCACTGTTTGTGCTTTTaccctgtacacacacacagaatgaCAAACGATACTTGGTGCTCGAGTGTATAGCTGATGAAAGAGAGAAAATGCTCAAGGATTACATTGATGATCTCCACAAGAAGGGACCTCCCCCACCTCCCACTGCTACACACCCGTCAGAGAGACTCAGAAAGTCTGCGTTAGGGCCCCTAGTCACATAactctagctataattatgagatcaCTGTTCACACTTGTGTATTTTATACTGATTAGTTTTGACATTGATAAGCATGATAAAGTACCTTTGTTTGTGCGCTATTGAACTATTACCATGAGAAGACCCACTACGAGGTTGTGAGGGAGGTGTATGCACAGAATTTAGTTAGTATCATCTGATCATTCTACAAAAATATGGAGATTCAACACGACTTTTCTCCTACTCTAAAACGCTGCAACAGCTTCTTCCTATTGGGGCGACCTTTTCCGTATCTAAGCCTCGAAACAACGGTTGTTCATTTCCATGGTAACCACTTTAGATGCACAGCCAAAGATTACAATCTAACTGCTTTAGCTAGAGCTAGAAAAGATAAAGCATGGCTCTACCATTTCTACCTGGAAATTCATTCAGTGATCCAACTGTGAGACTAAAAAGTTGTTGATTTTAGCATAAAATGATGGTGTTCTTTTCCATAGAAAACTCGGTTCCATGTGGCCCAAAGTTTATCGTACAAGAACGGGTACGCACTTCCCTTCCGTCCCCAGTTTGGAGTGGGCGGTAACACCCTTCCCCTGAGCCAACTCAACGAGGCTGATCTTGATGAGCTCTCAAACACTCGACCCACTCTCACATACGGCAACTCCTCCAAACCTGCTCCAGTCGAATTCGTTCCAGCTCATGTGGCTTTCGATAAAAAAGTACGTGTATATCTAGCTATGTAAAGCAGACACCCAGGTGCATGGTTCTTAAAACTACCTCTGCTTATTGTAAATCACAGGTTCTTCAGTTTGATGCTTACTTCAAACAAACGGTACATGAGTCGCCCAACGAGCACTATCGCATCAGGGATGTGAAATTTTATTACTACCTGGAAGATGATTCCATTTCTGTGGTAGAACCTGCCATTTCAAACAGTGGAATTCCTCAGGGCAAACTTATCAAGAGGCAGAGACTACCCAAAAATGACCTGGGTGACTGTTGGCACTGGAAAGATCTCAACTTGGGTATTGATGTTACTTTCTATGGAAAGGTGTTCCATATCTACAACTGTGATCAATGGACAGCTGTGAGTTTTTGGTTCTCTTTAATTGACGTAGGTACCGTAGCATAATTGTTCAGAGGGTTTGTGAACTTGTGAAGCATTATTCTAACTGCCTATAGTATAGTACATTTTGTAAGAATTTTCATCCCTTGAATTTCGTTTTGCAGGAGTTTATGGAGAGCGAGGGGATTGAGTTGAGTAGTGCTGGCCAAAGGGCACCAGACCCTTACATGGAAACAAGACACACACATAAGCCAAATTATACTACCCCATCTGAGTATGACAAGCTGAAGCAGTTCTTGGAGTTGGACAGGAATGTTCTTCGCTTCTACTGTGTGTGGGATGATAGAGACAACATGTTTGGCGAGATGCGTCCATACGTAAGTCTAGTGATTTATTTATTGGTACAGATTTGTTATTTTCGCTAATTTCCAGTTTTTGAGCTAGCTACCTTTATGTGCCCATTGCAATCTTATGTCTTGAGAGATTATTACACAGCGTTGCCTCTACAATATTAAATTTTTATCTACAAATCAGTGGTATTTGCATAGTTTTGCTTTTTGTTTGTTTCTATAGGAGATTCACTATTACCTGGCTGACGATACCGTACAAATCCGGGAGATCCACGAGGCAAATGATGGGAGAGATCCATTCCCTGTTCTGCTTTGCAGACAAAAGCTCCCCAAGGACAAAGTCAACATGCCTTGTAAGTGCTGAAAACACTACCTTCAATTGTGTATTCAGTCATTTACTCTATTCTTCCATAGCCACGTTCCCTAGTagtgttttggaggtgtcagACCATGAAGTAAAGGAGTGGCTCTCCCCCAAAGACTTTACCATTGGGAAGGCAGTCAACATTATGGGCAGAAGATTTCTCATGTAAACTACGATAGCTACATATGTTTGTGCATTTTAACTACCTTTTGCTCGTTTTAGACATGACTGCGATGACTATACCAAGGCATACTACAAAAGCAAGTTTGGAGTACAAGAGTTTCAGTCAGTCCAGGTATCCCTGCCTTCACCCAAACCAACTGAGCCAGAGCTACAACCTTACAATGGGTTCGGGTCACTCGAGGACAGCAAGCAGTCTTGTCTCACTCTCATCCCTCAACCACCTAAGAAGGACGTCATCAAAATGTTGGAGAATGATGGGAAGATTCTCCGATTTGCTGCCAGAATGGTAAGTATACATGTGAGCCTTGGAAAAGgctaattaattaatagaGTAAGTATTCGTATCAATAATACTGTTTCTGTACAACTAAAtaactaattattattgttcaaCCACAACACAATGTTATTCAAATCtggtgtgtacacaaaattaatgtacatgtaaacccTCTCTGTTTAGGAGTCTACACGGCCTGAGGACAAGAACAGGAAGTTCATCATAAGCTACCGTCTTGCTGACGAGATGATAACCGTCTTTGAGCCTCCACAAAGGTAAGTACCCGTAACACTCAATGAGAGGATAATCTGTTATTTTGTAATCTCATTTTACTGAAAAGTATTTCCTTTGCTCCTATAGGAATGCTGGTATACTGGGAGGCAAGTTCCTGGAGCGTACAAAAGTGGCAAAGCCGGGAAGCTCCACAGATAACCCAGACTTCTATACCCCTGGAGACTTTGCTATTGGGGCCACCATTCATGTGTTCAAACATAAATTTATCATCACAGATGCTGACGAGTATGTGTTCAAGTACATGGAAGCTAGAGCTGACCAATTCCCTCCTGAAACAATTGAATCATTGAAACAGAAAAGAAACGGCAAAACTGTTTAGCAAGTATGAACTTCAGCTCAGTGACATTGACAGTACAGTATGTGTGACGTAGTTTACATTTAAATACATGAATTGCATTTTGCAATAAATTTTGATGACATGAAAGTTGGCAACTTAATTAATTTAATGTTCTGCTTCTCTGGTTTATCTGAGCAATCATGTCCAACGCTTTGTGTTTTACACAGCTGAAGTTCAGAGAGCTCCCATCACCTGCATGGATAAACAGACAACGATGACAGTACTTGTGTACGTATATAGATTTATATAGAGCTTACTAAACGTGATATCTGCAGTGGGCTCAGTTCCATCCGCTCTAATGTCGGCAATAATCTCACATTTGGGATTAGTTTCTCGGATTGTTTGAGAGGAGACCCGTCTGAGTAGTTCCCTGCATGATTAATGCATACTTTAGACTAATGGACATACGTAGTGACATAACGGTGTAGACCTACACTGTTAATAGTCCATAGATACTACattgtaatttatagtatctatagtTTAGTCTATAAATAGCATGCATATCGCATACTGCACACACTATTATATGTAGATATAGGGCCAAATACCTCACTGATCCAACTCTACTGTCAAAAGTAGAGAAGATTATTTTGATTTTGGAGATTTTAGCTAAAGAGAAACCTCTAATCGCTGCCATGGCCCATGTGGATGCCTTTGTTTCTATTTAATACCCATTTTCTGTCACATGACTTTCAAATTAAACATGGCGATCCTGCCACTTCTTTTGCCAAAGAAACTCGTATTTATCTAAGCCTTGTGGAGTGTTTCTGGACCTCTTGATAATCTGGGGCTCAAGTTGTACCTATTGTCTGTAGGATAAAGGTGAGTAGAAGCTTACCAGTGTCTGTACTCCCTTCATAAGCATGCGTTTTGTATGAGCATGTATAGGTGCATGTAGGAGGATAAACAAAGCACATACTAGAGATATTTATATTTGTTTGATGTGGTAAACAAGCTTCAAGTTGCGTAGAGTGTGTGATACGTAGTTCTGGTCACATCGAAAGGTTGTTTGTCTGTGGGTGGTGCTACAGTTGGTCGTTAATTGCAAAGCTCTAGGTATTATAGTTCCGACGTGTTACTTTTAATCCTCGTTCGCAAGTAGGCATTTTTAATACTATAAAAGGTTTTTAACATTTCATTTGATaggtgtatataatataagaGCTATTGTAGCTGGTTTTGTCCACACGTGTTGTATAAAAGTATCTGCCCTATCTAAGGCAGATACTTTATCCCTGACAAGCTTTTCATATCTGGGTAGTCTATTGTTCTCTTTCTTGCATGTAATTGTGATGCgaggttacatgtacatgtatatacatacttTGCACACGTTATGCAGTGCAGTTCAGTATTCATGTTTTAGTGAGCTTGAATGTTGTTGTACACTTCATTAATATGCATTGATTGTTGTTAGTGTGCGAGTGGTTGCGTTGCTTAATTATAGTCATGAATGAGACTCACTCTTTAATGTATGTACTActacaccagaggaggtacgacaatATCACGTGCGTGGACAATGGAATATCAATTAACATGCAGCAAAGATGCTGATGATGGGAGGGGGCTGTATcttgaaaccacacccacactaaaTTTTGCTGCTGTTGATTGAATTTCCATTGTCCATGCACGTGAtgttgtcgtacctcctctgctactACACCCTTTATTTGACTCGGGAATGTGTTTGCCTCCATCTGCAGGTTTTAACAAACTTTGTACCACCATTACTATGTTTTAGagattttgttttgttttattaGAGAATGAATTTTTAGCACAGATTTACAATTGTTTCTATATAATCGCTATAAATTTGAAAAAATGGCAGAGCGAAAGAGAAGAGATTTCAAAGAAGATGACTCAAGTGCTCCACGCACGAAAAGAACTCGTTATGATTATGATCGCGATTTTTATTCCTTGCCCCAATACAACAAGCCTATTTATCACCATAGATATGACTTACGATCGATTGAGCATAGAAAACCTGTCGACTACTACTCTTCCCAATCTTCAGTCAAGACGAAAATAACTGCCACTACCACCAAGCAAATGTGCACCCGCTCATCGACGCAATCCATGCTCCCACTAGAAACCAGAAACGCTCACTCGTATTCCATCAACGCTCTTGCAACTCGATGCTCAAATTCTAGTACTGCCTCAGGACAAAGAAGAAAGCGACCAGCAGTGGGGAATGCAGCACCCAGTGCATCACTGGTGAATCTGAGACCCAGAAGAAAGAGAAAGATTACACAAGATGAGGATGTAAGCTGGTTAATTGATTAGTGTTTGTATGGCTGCACACAATTATGTTGTTCTATTTCATGCACAGTCTTCCTCTTAGTGCGTGTGCATGCAGTTTGTAATTGTGTAGCTGTAGTGTTGTGAGTCTTGTATACCCATTAGTAGCTCTTTGTTCTGTGACAGTGATTACTAGTAGTCTGATCTACCTGCCACCTGGCGGCTCCTAGTGCTAGATATCATTTCCCCTATAAGAGAGAATTgcagatctagctagctagcttgctattTAAATACAAGTCTGGCTCGGTGTGTCTAACAAGAccttcctctctctctctctctctctccctccctctcaTAAAATCACCACTGCCTCCCACTTGGATCTTGTTACACTTTGTGTCAACTGAACCGTGCGGAATCAATCGATCTATCAATCATCATGCTGGCTATGTGTGTGCGAAAACCGGGGGACACTGGTGGAACTCCAACCCTACAGAGCAGTATATCAGCCACAACCAACGGGTCCACCTCCAAGAGGACTAAAAGCAGAGCTCTCAAGTCCCTTCGAGCACATGTGGCCCCCAAGCAACAAGCTCAGGTCCAGCCCCAGCAACCTGCAGGGCCAGCTACCACCACTACAGCTCATGTAGATGTGGCTTGCACCGTGAAGATAAGAGATGATGTGGATGGTCACCTTATCTACCACAAGGGAGATCATGTAGACTCGAGATGTAAGTTGCTTCTAACAACACTACTTTACTCCATGGTGTATGGTATTGCTTTGGTTTTCgcatgtatacgtacgtacTGCATTGCTAGTGTCGGTAACTTCGTATTCATGGGTTTCAGCTGAACCAGCTCTGAATGCATTTAACGCTTCCGATAGATTATTAGCTCGTGTATGTTACTGTTAATGTAAGAATTTTCATCCTATTTCTGCATTGATTAGCCATAGCAGCTTGCACTTTCCTCAACTTACTTAAGCTTTTTGAATATGATAGCCCACAATTTGAATCGCCCACTTATTTGTGGTCTGTTGTGAGTGGTGTGTAATGAGCCTTGTAATCCCCTAAAGCTCTTTGTTGTAGTGCTAATCAGAGTGAAATAGCACCTTCTTTCCTGTGCACCTAGTTAATGTCTAGTTGGCTGATCTTGTGACATGCATTGTTGACAGAACAATACTTATTAACACTTCTGTTATTACATGTGCTGTTTTAGCATACAAATCCTCATTTAGCCTCATGTGTAAGCAAAAATCTGTCACTTGTATGTGAATTTGGCTTCTTTTATTATGAGCACCTCTACTTATTGGAGCCTTCATCACACTACCTAATTATTATGGTGGTCACACAAAGTGTGTTGTctggctgcataattatgactgtttGCAACATTTTGCTTCCTTACAGATGTTATTCTAAGGACTCTAGGAGAGGGTACGTTTGGCAAGGTGGTCTGCTGCAAAGACAAGTGAGTCGATGATTGTGTGTGCCTGCGTTAATGTGTCAGATTCATTGTACAATGTCACAGGTAGTAGCTGTCAATAGGTCCCATTCATCACCCCCCTCTCCCATGTGTAGCTCCATGTGTCAAACACACTGTTTCTTTCATGATCTATTATGTGTGCCCATTTGTCATTAAAAGCTTCTGAGGTacatatgtataattattataggcactgtataattataataccaaCATGTATTTATCTGTTTGTCTTGTGGTGCGTACAAGCTGTggtattgtacacatttagTTACACTTTCTCTTGTAATTCTGGTCCATAGTTATTACTTTAGCTTTGTGTATCTATGTGTAGTTAGTAAACAAAATCTGTATTCTCCCATAGAGAAAGCTTACCTTGTAGCTTTCAATTAGTGTTGTGTTGTCCAATTTAGCCCACAAATTTCCTTGAGTTAGGGATGTGGTTAGCCTAGCCTCAACTAAGTCTGCTTGCATCACAGACTGTATGAcaggttgtacatgtattgttaaAGAGTAGGTGGAAGAACAATGGCTTCTTCCTTATATTGATCTCATGGTGCTTTCTAGTCTTCCcttacacacatgtatgtcCTTGTCCTCGTCCTGTATTTTGATCACCTAGAAAGCCTGAACTTTTCATTAAtgcaaattaataattatgtgaatccAAGACCACACTTCAGTTTTTAGCGATTGTGCTTTAGCTTGCAAGTATAGTTGGCTGGGCTACTAGGTTGTTGTGTATGAGTTCAATGGCAGTGCCACCTTCAACAAAAGGGCTAATTGCCAACACAATTACCACACCCTCATCTTGCCTACAGTCCTGGCACTAGGCCGAAGGTTTGAAGGGGGAACTAATTGCTTACCTTGACTCCAACAGGCACGCCTTACTAGCCAATAGTGATAGCTCTAATTTTGACTACTGCATTGCACTACAATTATTGCTTTGAGCTacaccacataattatttctgtaTGTTAATATTGTATCTTCTGCCTTCGCTTGCACTCTTGCGTGTATTGAGAACAACGCGTGTGCTGTTCACATGTTTGGTGTGTGTTTACCTCTACACAGAATAAATGCTTTCTATAACGAGAATTATGTTGCAATGTGCTTGCCTCTTGTGTGAAAACAAACTGTGACAGCGTAAAAACAGTTTTCATTGCATGCGGTGCATCATCAGAAGGTTTGTCACCTTGTGCCCCCTTTGTTTTTTTTTGTGTCGTTTTTGTCGTGATCTCACTTTGATGTGGAAGACACAGTAGTAGGACAATCCTGACATGCATGTGATGCACATAGGAAGCAGCAGCTGGTTTGTATGTTTTGACTATGAGTAATCAGCTTAGTGTGAGACTTTAAAGGGTTCTGAAGTTGTGGTTGCCAACAGATGCTGTGGGCTTGCCTTTATACTAAATATCCTTACACAGCTCCTAGTCGTAGGGGAGCTTTGTAGTGTAGTTTCACATGTTGTCACTAGCTGTCTCTGTGTTTAGCTGTTAACTAGAGAATTTGGCATAATTAGTATCCATATTGGTACCTTCAGTGTTTTTCCGGTGAGTTCACTTTGTACTGAAACAGTTGTCTGTAGTTCATGCCAAGGTTTTGTTGCATATTTGTATTATACAGTGTAGATAAGGTAGTCAGGTCATGCTCTTGTAGCCTATAGAAATTATTGTGGTGGAAAGTGGTCTCTTTATGGAAGCCTGTTTTGTGGCTGTGGGTATTGTAAGGCATCTATTGAGTTGATAGGGTCACAAGTCTGTTGCCATGTATGATGAGGTTTAGTATGGGATATATATGTACAGCCAGTTTTTGTATACAAACAACTCATTATTCCATACGTTTAAAATATATACCTATAATTCGTTTCCAATATAACAATTGCTCTTATTGTACATTCTTAAAAATCCTTCGAGCCACGGTTGACCCCTAGTGGAAGTAGTTCCTGGTGGAAGGTAGAGCCCCACCATTAGAACTTTGTGTGCAGCCGTTTCCTATCGCTGACTGCTTCTATGTCTTCATTATCTTCAACTCATAAACTCCCACATTGATGTGTGTGCAACATGGTATTGTGTATTCTCTCTTGTGTCTGGAACTTTCTGGAGTGAATACTTGTTGGGTTGTTGTGACTCTATATATAGCCGTATTTgtcacccccctccccccccacccaccctcCTGAACTGGTAAAATACAATAAGGAGTAagggtgtatgtgtgggtggtgtgggcaGGGAATTATTACAAGGTTGCCTGTTTGTGCAATGTCATATTGGGTATATGCCCACAAAATCATGTTGCGGTTATAGTGATGCTGTTTCT of the Halichondria panicea chromosome 2, odHalPani1.1, whole genome shotgun sequence genome contains:
- the LOC135331292 gene encoding EF-hand domain-containing protein 1-like, with protein sequence MALPFLPGNSFSDPTKTRFHVAQSLSYKNGYALPFRPQFGVGGNTLPLSQLNEADLDELSNTRPTLTYGNSSKPAPVEFVPAHVAFDKKVLQFDAYFKQTVHESPNEHYRIRDVKFYYYLEDDSISVVEPAISNSGIPQGKLIKRQRLPKNDLGDCWHWKDLNLGIDVTFYGKVFHIYNCDQWTAEFMESEGIELSSAGQRAPDPYMETRHTHKPNYTTPSEYDKLKQFLELDRNVLRFYCVWDDRDNMFGEMRPYEIHYYLADDTVQIREIHEANDGRDPFPVLLCRQKLPKDKVNMPSTFPSSVLEVSDHEVKEWLSPKDFTIGKAVNIMGRRFLIHDCDDYTKAYYKSKFGVQEFQSVQVSLPSPKPTEPELQPYNGFGSLEDSKQSCLTLIPQPPKKDVIKMLENDGKILRFAARMESTRPEDKNRKFIISYRLADEMITVFEPPQRNAGILGGKFLERTKVAKPGSSTDNPDFYTPGDFAIGATIHVFKHKFIITDADEYVFKYMEARADQFPPETIESLKQKRNGKTV